From Dromaius novaehollandiae isolate bDroNov1 chromosome 36, bDroNov1.hap1, whole genome shotgun sequence, the proteins below share one genomic window:
- the CCNB1IP1 gene encoding E3 ubiquitin-protein ligase CCNB1IP1, whose amino-acid sequence MALCEDLLLCNYRKCRAKLGGYAWVTACSHVFCDPHGSGEFSRSPAICPACGSALAGKLDIVRTELSPSEEYKAMVLAGLRPEVVLDISSRALAFWSYQVQQERLYQEYAFGQAEGRLRQAERACAQRLQGKEAEAAALRSEVAALKRLLEEYQGKFSALSERLLERNRQYQRLQGLYDGLRLRNVAAAGRELPAAGLPAGAVTVATPPGALGPLFGASPPPAGGGGFFPFGSPGGGEPAPPPGCPAPRRR is encoded by the exons ATGGCGCTGTGCGAGGACCTGCTGCTGTGCAACTACCGCAAGTGCCGGGCCAAGCTGGGGGGCTACGCCTGGGTGACGGCCTGCTCGCACGTCTTCTGCGACCCCCACGGCAGCGGCGAGTTCAGCCGCTCGCCCGCCATCTGCCCGGCCTGCGGCAGCGCCCTGGCCGGCAAGCTGGACATCGTGCGCACCGAGCTCAGCCCCTCGGAGGAGTACAAGGCCATGGTGCTGGCCGGCCTGCGGCCCGAGGTGGTGCTCGACATCAGCTCCCGCGCCCTGGCCTTCTGGAGCTACCAG GTGCAGCAGGAGCGGCTCTACCAGGAGTACGCCTTCGGGCAGGCGGAGGGGCGGCTGCGGCAAGCGGAGCGGGCCTGCGCCCAGCGGCTGCAGGGCaaggaggcggaggcggcggcgctgcgcagCGAGGTGGCGGCGCTGAAGCGGCTGCTGGAGGAGTACCAGGGCAAGTTCAGCGCCCTCTCCGAGCGCCTGCTGGAGCGCAACCGCCAGTACCAGCGGCTGCAGGGCCTCTACGACGGGCTGCGCCTCCGCAACGTGGCCGCCGCCGGGCGCGAGCTGCCCGCCGCCGGCCTGCCCGCCG gcGCGGTCACCGTGGCGACGCCGCCGGGCGCCCTGGGCCCCCTCTtcggggcctcccccccccccgcggggggcggcggcttCTTCCCCTTcggctccccgggggggggcgagccggccccgccccccggctgccccgccccccgccgccgctag